From Carettochelys insculpta isolate YL-2023 chromosome 3, ASM3395843v1, whole genome shotgun sequence, a single genomic window includes:
- the CENPW gene encoding centromere protein W, which yields MRMRMKRAAPRSTLRKLIKRHKPQLRLAANADLLVHLSFLQFLHRLAEEARANAFKNKSKIIKPEHTVAAAKVILKRSRG from the exons atgaggatgaggatgaagCGAGCTGCGCCCCGCAGTACCTTGCGGAAACTAATAAAGAGGCACAAGCCCCAGCTTCGTCTGGCGGCCAACGCCGACCTGCTG GTGCATTTGAGCTTCTTACAGTTTCTTCACCGATTAGCAGAAGAAGCCAGGGCAAATGCATTCAAGAACAAGAGTAAAATAATTAAACCTGAACATACCGTAGCAGCAgccaag